CGAGGCGCGCGGCGTCGATGTGGTACAAAACCGTTGTCCCAAAATCGAATATCAACGGCTGTTCGGAGAACTGCGGCAGGGCGGCTTTGCCACGGGCGTGATTTCCAGCAAGCTTTAGGGCGCGCGAGAAGCTTTCTCAGCGATGCCAGACTGGCTTTGCCTTGCGGCGAGCGTCTCCAGCACATCGGACAGCGGCACATCACGGGCAGCCAACATCACCAGCAGGTGATAGAGGACATCTGCCGCTTCGCCGGTGAGGGCATCGCGGTCGCCCTTGACCGCTTCGATGATGGCCTCCACGGCCTCCTCGCCAAATTTCTCGGCGCATTTCTCCGGGCCTTTGGCCAAAAGCTGTGCGGTCCAGCTGCTGGATGGATCCGCATCCTTGCGGGCGAGAATGGTAGCGTAAAGATCGTCCAGGGTCATGTCAGCCTCATCGGGATGCCAGCGGCGGCCATATGCGCCTTGGCTTCGGCGATGGTATATTCGCCAAAGTGAAAGATCGAGGCGGCCAGCACCGCAGAGGCGCCGCCTTGGGTCACGCCATCCACCAGATGATCAAGCGTGCCAACCCCGCCAGAGGCGATCACCGGAACATGGACAGCGTCCGAAATGGCGCGGGTCAGCGGCAGGTTGAACCCCTGTTTTGTGCCGTCCCGGTCCATTGAGGTCAACAGGATCTCGCCCGCGCCCTTCGCTGTCACGGTGCGGGCAAATTCCACCGCGTCTATGCCTGTGGGCTTGCGGCCGCCATGGGTAAAGATTTCCCATTTGCCGGGCGAGACTGTTTTGGCGTCAATCGCGCAGACGATGCATTGGCTGCCAAATTGGTTGGCGGCCTCGGCGATCACATCCGGGTTGGCCACGGCAGCGGAGTTGAAACTGACCTTGTCCGCCCCCGCCAACAACAGCGCCCGCACATCGGCAGAAGTTCGCACCCCTCCCCCCACTGTCAGCGGGATATAGCAATGTTCGGCTGTGCGGCGCACCAGATCAAACATGGTGCCGCGGTTTTCGTGGGTTGCGTGAATGTCGAGAAAGCACAGCTCGTCCGCGCCAGCGGCGTCATAGGCGATGGCGGCGTCCACCGGATCGCCCGCATCACGCAGGCCGACAAAGTTCACGCCTTTGACAACGCGGCCATCGGCAACGTCAAGGCAGGGGATGATGCGGGTTTTGAGCATGAGGGTGGTTTAATCCGCTGTTGTCCTTGGGGCAAGCGCCGGGGGGCTTTGCGCCCCCCGGACCCCCCGCAGAGGTTTTTGAGCCAAATGAAGTCAGGGGGCGAGGGCCGAGAGAGCAGCCTTGAGATCAATGGCGCCATCATAAAGTGCGCGACCTGAAATGGCCCCCTCGATCACGCCGGTCTGTTTGAGCGCAATAAGATCGTCCAGCGAAGACACGCCGCCCGAGGCAATCACCGGGATCGAGACCGCGCGGGCCAGTTCGGCGGTGGCCTCGATGTTTGGCCCGCCCATTGCGCCATCGCGCATGATGTCAGTGTAGATGATGGCCGCAACGCCTGCGTCCTCAAAGGATTTGGCAAGATCGGTGACCATCACATCGGTCTCTGTGGCCCAGCCTTTGGTGGCTACGCGGCCATTGCGGGCATCAATGCCCACTGCAACCTGGCCCGGAAAGGTCTTTGCAGCCTCGCGCACCAGATCGGGGTTTTCGACGGCAACCGTGCCAAGGATCACCCGCGCCAGCCCTTTTTCCAGCCAGCCCTCGATGGTGGCCATGTCGCGGATGCCGCCACCCAATTGCGCGGGCACGTCACAAGCCTTCAGGATCGCCTCAACCGGCGCCGCATTCACAGGTGTTCCGGCAAAAGCGCCATTGAGATCAACCAGATGCAACCATTCACAGCCCGCCTCAACAAAGCTGCGGGCCTGCGCGGCGGGATCGTCGTTAAACACGGTCGAGCGGTCCATATCGCCATGTACAAGGCGCACAGCCTGGCCGTCTTTGAGGTCAATTGCGGGATAGAGGATCATGGCCTGTCCTTATGATCTGAAGTTGGGTCCGGTTATGCATGTTGCGGGGCGATTTGCAACGCGACCCAAGGTCAGCCTTGCCTGAAAGGGGGGTGATCGCACAAACTGGCCTCAGAAAACGGGGAGGAATGACATGAAAACGATAATCACTGCGGCGCTGTTTGCCTTTGGATTGGCAGGGGGCGCGTTGGCCGAACCTGCGATTGGTACGTGGAAAACACAAGTCGATGACGGGGCATATGCCCATGTCAAAATGGCGCCTTGCGGCAACGCAGTCTGCGGCAAAATCGCTCGCACGTTCAATGACAGCGGCGAATACAAATCCAAAAATCTGGGCAAGACCCTTGTGATCGACATGAAACCGGAGGGGGGCGGCAAATACAAAGGCAAGGTTTGGCGGCCTTCCAATGACAAGATCTATATCGGCAAGATGGCGGTCTCTGGCAATTCTTTGAAACTGTCTGGTTGCGTCGCCGGCGGTTTGATTTGCTCAAAACAGACATGGCAGCGACTGAACTAGGTTCGGCGAGACATTGAAAGTTGAGGCGCAGAGAGGTATTTCTTTCTGCGCCTTTTCTGTTGGGGGAGAAGCTGAACATGAGCCTTTGCAAATTGATTGCCGTTGCGGCCCTTGCCATGATGTCAGGCGGAGCCGCGCTGGCGCAAAATGCGCAGGTTGAGGTGCCGCTGGGCCTGTGGAAGTCAGAGCCGGACCGCCTCGGCGTGGTGTTGAATGTACGCACCAAACCATGCGGTCGCGCGATGTGCGGCCGGGTGGAGCGGGTCAAGGACCGGCGCGGCTATGACACGCCCTCCACCATGGTGGGGCAAAAGATACTTTGGGATATGAAGCCGCAGCCCGACGGCAGCTTTCTGGGCAAAATGATCGACACCCGCGGCATCTGGCATCCTGAAACACGGATCGAGGAACGTGCTGGTAAATTGCAGGTGCGGGCCTGCGGTGAGGAAGGGTGCCGAGATATGGTTTGGAAACGGCTGCGTTAAGGTTTCCAATTGAGGAAATTGGCGATCAGCCGCAGGCCAGTGGCTTGGCTCTTTTCCGGGTGGAACTGCATGCCCAGCATGGTACCGCGTCCGATGATCGCGGTCACATCACCGGCGTAATCGACATGTGCGAGCCGCTGTGCTTCATCTTGCACAACCATATGATAAGAATGCACAAAATAGGCGTGATCGCCGGTCATGATCCCATCAAACACCGCGTGAGGATGATCGATCACCAGATCGTTCCAGCCCATATGCGGCACCTTTAAACCGGGGTCCGCCGGGGTGATTTTGGTCACTTCGCCGCCAACCCAATCCAGACCCGGCGTGTCAGCATATTCGCGGCCCAATGTCGCCATCAGCTGCATCCCGACGCAGATGCCAAGAAAGGGGCGGCCTTTCTCTTCAACCGCCTCGACCATCGCATCATAAAGCCCGCCCGAGCCCTTGAGCGCCGCCATGCAGGCCGGAAATGCGCCATCGCCGGGCAGCACCAGCCGGTCGGCCTTTGCCACGACATCGGCGTCGGCAGTGACGATCACCTCGCCTGCGCCAACCTCGCCTGCCATCCGCTCAAACGCCTTGTGCGCGGAATGCAGATTGCCGGATTCGTAGTCAATAATCGCGGTCAGCATGGAGCTTTTCCTCAGAGTGCGCCTTTGGTCGACGGAATATCACCCGATTTGCGCGGATCAACCTCGACCGCCTCGCGCAGCGCCCGCGCTACGGACTTGAACGCCGCCTCGACGATGTGGTGGCTGTTGATCCCATGCAGCATATCAACGTGCAGGGTAATACCGCCCTGGGTGCCGAAGGCTTGGAAGAACTCGCGCACCAGTTCGGTGTCAAAAGTCCCGATCTTGGAGG
This window of the Sulfitobacter mediterraneus genome carries:
- a CDS encoding phosphoribosyl-ATP diphosphatase, with product MTLDDLYATILARKDADPSSSWTAQLLAKGPEKCAEKFGEEAVEAIIEAVKGDRDALTGEAADVLYHLLVMLAARDVPLSDVLETLAARQSQSGIAEKASRAP
- the hisF gene encoding imidazole glycerol phosphate synthase subunit HisF; this translates as MLKTRIIPCLDVADGRVVKGVNFVGLRDAGDPVDAAIAYDAAGADELCFLDIHATHENRGTMFDLVRRTAEHCYIPLTVGGGVRTSADVRALLLAGADKVSFNSAAVANPDVIAEAANQFGSQCIVCAIDAKTVSPGKWEIFTHGGRKPTGIDAVEFARTVTAKGAGEILLTSMDRDGTKQGFNLPLTRAISDAVHVPVIASGGVGTLDHLVDGVTQGGASAVLAASIFHFGEYTIAEAKAHMAAAGIPMRLT
- the hisA gene encoding 1-(5-phosphoribosyl)-5-[(5-phosphoribosylamino)methylideneamino]imidazole-4-carboxamide isomerase; amino-acid sequence: MILYPAIDLKDGQAVRLVHGDMDRSTVFNDDPAAQARSFVEAGCEWLHLVDLNGAFAGTPVNAAPVEAILKACDVPAQLGGGIRDMATIEGWLEKGLARVILGTVAVENPDLVREAAKTFPGQVAVGIDARNGRVATKGWATETDVMVTDLAKSFEDAGVAAIIYTDIMRDGAMGGPNIEATAELARAVSIPVIASGGVSSLDDLIALKQTGVIEGAISGRALYDGAIDLKAALSALAP
- a CDS encoding DUF2147 domain-containing protein, encoding MKTIITAALFAFGLAGGALAEPAIGTWKTQVDDGAYAHVKMAPCGNAVCGKIARTFNDSGEYKSKNLGKTLVIDMKPEGGGKYKGKVWRPSNDKIYIGKMAVSGNSLKLSGCVAGGLICSKQTWQRLN
- a CDS encoding DUF2147 domain-containing protein, producing MSLCKLIAVAALAMMSGGAALAQNAQVEVPLGLWKSEPDRLGVVLNVRTKPCGRAMCGRVERVKDRRGYDTPSTMVGQKILWDMKPQPDGSFLGKMIDTRGIWHPETRIEERAGKLQVRACGEEGCRDMVWKRLR
- the hisH gene encoding imidazole glycerol phosphate synthase subunit HisH; its protein translation is MLTAIIDYESGNLHSAHKAFERMAGEVGAGEVIVTADADVVAKADRLVLPGDGAFPACMAALKGSGGLYDAMVEAVEEKGRPFLGICVGMQLMATLGREYADTPGLDWVGGEVTKITPADPGLKVPHMGWNDLVIDHPHAVFDGIMTGDHAYFVHSYHMVVQDEAQRLAHVDYAGDVTAIIGRGTMLGMQFHPEKSQATGLRLIANFLNWKP